From a single Bacteroidetes Order II. bacterium genomic region:
- a CDS encoding LacI family DNA-binding transcriptional regulator, with translation MSIGKVTIYEVAQHAGVAISTVSRVLNNSPEVSQATRQKVMASIEILGFRPHRMAKMLAQQNSQTISVATPSFTALFYNEMLKGVKDTIRENGFDLLLTDLSSQNPHETLTRFFQRGSVDALLLALPGLDEKLLYEVRLLNAPVVLIGTRSDEFDSFYWDDTAGAAMAVQHLVEQGHTRIGMLAPHEWSEDAAPRADGYRRALLNAGLPFDPLLIQEGITIKHAGHSEEAGYEAIQALIKNAPDVTAIFAASDVLAIGALAALREMGKRVPEDMAVIGYDDLKISRFLGLSSINQKMFQVGLEAATQVMRRINDPKLPSIQRKIEPELQIRMTTRSK, from the coding sequence ATGTCTATCGGTAAAGTCACCATCTACGAGGTTGCACAACATGCGGGGGTTGCAATCTCCACGGTTTCACGTGTTTTAAACAATTCGCCCGAAGTTTCTCAAGCAACCCGTCAGAAGGTAATGGCCAGTATCGAGATTTTAGGGTTCCGCCCACACCGAATGGCCAAAATGCTCGCCCAACAAAACTCCCAAACCATCTCGGTGGCCACCCCTTCCTTTACGGCTTTGTTTTATAACGAGATGCTCAAAGGCGTAAAAGACACCATTCGGGAAAATGGATTTGACCTTTTGCTCACCGACCTCAGTTCGCAAAATCCACACGAAACACTTACCCGATTTTTTCAACGTGGTTCGGTGGATGCTTTGCTTTTGGCACTACCTGGATTGGATGAAAAGTTGTTGTACGAAGTGCGTTTACTCAATGCTCCGGTGGTCTTAATTGGTACGCGCAGCGATGAATTTGACAGCTTTTACTGGGACGACACAGCTGGCGCCGCAATGGCGGTTCAGCATTTGGTGGAACAAGGACACACCCGGATTGGGATGTTGGCCCCCCATGAATGGAGCGAAGACGCCGCCCCGCGTGCTGACGGCTACCGAAGGGCGTTATTAAATGCTGGATTGCCCTTCGACCCGCTGCTGATTCAGGAAGGCATCACCATCAAACATGCCGGACACAGCGAAGAAGCGGGCTATGAAGCCATTCAGGCCCTGATAAAAAATGCCCCGGATGTTACGGCAATTTTTGCTGCCAGCGATGTATTGGCCATAGGAGCGTTGGCCGCTCTACGTGAAATGGGAAAACGGGTTCCGGAAGACATGGCTGTAATCGGATACGACGACCTTAAGATCAGTCGGTTTCTGGGACTTTCGAGCATCAACCAAAAGATGTTCCAAGTGGGGTTAGAAGCAGCGACACAAGTTATGCGACGGATCAATGATCCCAAATTGCCTTCTATCCAACGAAAAATCGAACCGGAACTACAAATCCGGATGACGACACGTAGCAAATAA
- a CDS encoding ribonuclease HII yields the protein MGPTSAGAAFDQVYFQEKSVHFLAGVDEAGRGCLAGSVVAAAVMLPPNLVLPDVADSKKLTATQREKAYDTILQQAISVGIGVCSAAEIDQLNILWAAMEAMKRAVQNLDPAPDLLLIDGNRIYPNCPFRAEALVKGDARSQCIGASSIVAKVTRDRMMHDLHKAYPNFGFDRHKGYPTQAHYAALALHGPTPEHRRSFRLSPTTSTQMHLWLT from the coding sequence ATGGGACCAACTTCTGCTGGCGCTGCATTCGACCAAGTCTATTTTCAGGAGAAATCGGTACATTTCTTGGCGGGTGTGGACGAGGCAGGGCGTGGATGTTTGGCTGGCTCGGTTGTGGCAGCGGCGGTGATGTTGCCACCCAATCTGGTGCTTCCCGATGTTGCGGATAGCAAAAAACTCACGGCCACTCAGCGGGAAAAGGCATATGACACCATCCTGCAACAGGCTATTTCTGTTGGAATTGGGGTTTGTTCTGCCGCCGAGATTGACCAATTGAACATCCTTTGGGCCGCCATGGAGGCGATGAAAAGGGCGGTACAAAACCTTGATCCCGCACCAGATCTTCTACTCATTGACGGAAACCGGATTTACCCAAATTGCCCCTTTCGTGCCGAGGCATTAGTGAAAGGGGATGCCCGTAGCCAGTGCATCGGCGCGTCTTCGATCGTCGCCAAAGTGACCCGTGACCGCATGATGCACGATCTACACAAAGCCTACCCCAATTTTGGCTTTGACCGCCACAAAGGTTATCCCACCCAAGCCCATTACGCCGCACTGGCCCTTCATGGCCCTACGCCCGAACACCGCCGTTCCTTCCGGCTTTCTCCCACCACAAGCACCCAAATGCACCTCTGGTTGACTTAA
- the ugpC gene encoding sn-glycerol-3-phosphate ABC transporter ATP-binding protein UgpC, which translates to MARVELQDIKKQYENGYVAVHGANFTIEDGEFMVLVGPSGCGKSTTLRMIAGLETISSGTLRIGNTVVNDIAPKDRDIAMVFQNYALYPHMTVYDNMAFGLKLRKFDKAEIHERVQNAAKILGIESMLDRKPKELSGGQRQRVAVGRAIVRKPKVFLFDEPLSNLDAKLRVQMRAEISKLHRQLGTTMVYVTHDQVEAMTMGNRIVVMKDGHIMQLDTPLNLYNQPANKFVAGFIGSPAMNFISGTIERQNGLVFRSEKEALHLPVGRTHETALSGYIGKAVTLGIRPEDIYVQNRILTENETALAGEMILEVEEPMGNETFIYAGCVDGTIVARIDPQELPDVGAAIHLVFDLTKQHFFDNATELAIR; encoded by the coding sequence ATGGCGCGCGTTGAACTTCAAGATATAAAGAAGCAATACGAGAATGGGTATGTGGCCGTTCACGGAGCAAATTTCACCATCGAAGACGGTGAGTTTATGGTTCTGGTTGGCCCATCCGGTTGTGGGAAAAGTACCACGCTCAGAATGATTGCAGGCCTCGAAACCATTTCTTCCGGAACTTTGCGCATCGGGAATACGGTCGTAAACGACATTGCGCCTAAAGACCGTGATATTGCGATGGTATTTCAAAACTATGCGCTGTATCCCCACATGACCGTCTATGATAACATGGCTTTTGGGTTGAAACTGCGAAAGTTCGATAAAGCAGAAATCCATGAGCGTGTGCAGAATGCGGCTAAGATTTTGGGCATTGAGAGTATGTTAGACCGCAAACCGAAAGAACTTTCTGGGGGGCAGCGCCAGCGGGTGGCGGTAGGCCGGGCCATTGTTCGTAAACCCAAAGTCTTTTTGTTTGATGAACCCCTTTCAAACTTAGATGCCAAGTTACGGGTACAAATGCGGGCGGAGATATCTAAACTGCACCGCCAATTAGGGACAACAATGGTCTATGTGACGCATGATCAGGTAGAAGCCATGACGATGGGAAACCGTATCGTGGTGATGAAGGATGGACACATTATGCAATTAGATACACCACTTAACCTCTACAATCAACCAGCGAATAAGTTTGTGGCGGGTTTTATAGGTTCGCCTGCCATGAATTTTATTTCGGGAACCATCGAACGCCAAAATGGCCTCGTTTTTCGGTCTGAAAAAGAAGCATTACACCTGCCCGTTGGTCGTACCCACGAAACCGCCTTATCGGGCTATATTGGCAAAGCCGTTACATTAGGCATTCGCCCAGAAGATATTTATGTGCAAAACCGCATTCTAACGGAAAATGAAACCGCACTGGCGGGCGAAATGATCTTGGAGGTGGAAGAACCCATGGGCAACGAAACCTTTATTTATGCAGGTTGCGTGGATGGTACCATCGTTGCTCGGATAGATCCGCAAGAATTGCCCGATGTAGGTGCTGCGATTCATCTCGTATTCGACCTGACCAAACAACACTTTTTTGACAACGCCACCGAGTTGGCTATCCGATAA
- a CDS encoding NAD(P)-dependent oxidoreductase, whose translation MEKNQPILGFIGTGVMGKSMAGHWLKAGYEVWVYNRTREKLVSLLEMGAKEAQSVADIAQHAQVIATMLGFPTDVEDIYLGENGLIANGSPAQLLVDFTTSSPDLARKIAGKAREKGISTLDAPVSGGDTGAREARLSIMCGGAEEAFKTAWPLLNLLGQNILHHGPDGAGQHAKMCNQITIAGMMMSVMEALAYAKSADLDPEKMLTSVGSGAATSWTLQNLMPRVLKGDLNPGFFVAHFIKDMDIALHEAEKRGLELPALRLARQQYQRLADMGYAHLGTHALWLVYEDSLG comes from the coding sequence ATGGAAAAGAATCAACCAATCTTGGGGTTCATCGGAACCGGAGTCATGGGCAAAAGCATGGCTGGGCATTGGCTAAAGGCCGGATACGAAGTCTGGGTCTATAACCGAACACGAGAAAAATTGGTGTCCTTATTAGAAATGGGAGCCAAAGAAGCCCAATCGGTTGCCGATATAGCACAACATGCACAAGTTATAGCCACCATGCTGGGGTTTCCGACCGATGTGGAAGACATCTATTTGGGTGAAAATGGCCTGATAGCGAATGGAAGTCCTGCGCAACTCTTGGTGGATTTTACGACTTCCTCGCCCGACTTAGCCCGTAAAATTGCCGGAAAAGCCCGCGAAAAAGGCATCTCGACCTTGGATGCGCCTGTTTCTGGCGGCGATACTGGCGCACGCGAGGCGCGACTCTCTATCATGTGTGGTGGCGCGGAGGAAGCCTTCAAGACCGCATGGCCGCTCCTTAATTTATTAGGTCAGAATATCTTACATCATGGCCCCGATGGAGCCGGGCAACACGCTAAAATGTGTAACCAAATCACCATTGCAGGCATGATGATGAGTGTGATGGAAGCCTTGGCTTATGCCAAATCCGCTGATTTAGACCCCGAAAAAATGTTGACCTCGGTTGGTTCCGGTGCAGCCACCTCGTGGACGCTCCAAAACCTGATGCCCCGCGTCCTAAAAGGCGACCTGAATCCGGGCTTCTTTGTGGCCCATTTCATCAAGGATATGGACATTGCCCTGCACGAGGCCGAAAAACGCGGACTCGAATTGCCCGCTTTGCGTCTGGCGCGCCAACAATACCAGCGCCTCGCAGATATGGGATACGCCCACCTCGGAACCCACGCCTTATGGTTGGTTTATGAGGATTCTTTAGGGTGA
- a CDS encoding PorV/PorQ family protein, whose translation MKKLVYLVVMVLCLPIGTRAQSKVATTSVPFLEIGVGARNVALGEASVSAVNDITALYWNPAGITKMKNVEVGFQHTTWFAGTQLQYAAGGVNLGNAGAIGVSMYAMGSGEMQVRTLEYEGGTGETFNVQDLSIGLSYAKALTDNFSIGGTAKFINSRLWRMSAKTMALDLGVQYQTPLKNLNLGFAISNFGGQMKLAGDNTNTRVDLDPLGAGDNDGLLGNLAVKSWDLPLLFRIGVHYNAVKTANSRLMITTNALYPNNNERSVNVGAEYAFREIFFLRAGMSNLFLPDANRGQGNMRLGFGLLLGGKIGADYAFADRGDLGSTNIIGATIRL comes from the coding sequence ATGAAAAAACTTGTTTACCTTGTGGTGATGGTCTTGTGTCTGCCGATTGGGACAAGGGCACAATCTAAGGTCGCTACAACCTCGGTACCTTTTCTGGAAATTGGGGTGGGTGCACGGAACGTAGCCCTTGGCGAGGCTAGCGTATCGGCCGTCAATGACATCACCGCGCTCTATTGGAATCCGGCAGGGATTACCAAAATGAAAAATGTGGAAGTAGGATTTCAACACACCACGTGGTTTGCCGGAACCCAACTCCAATATGCCGCTGGTGGGGTGAACCTCGGCAACGCGGGAGCCATTGGCGTAAGTATGTATGCCATGGGATCGGGCGAGATGCAAGTCCGAACGCTGGAATACGAAGGTGGAACCGGAGAAACGTTTAATGTGCAAGACTTGAGCATTGGGCTGAGTTATGCCAAAGCCCTTACAGATAACTTCTCGATTGGGGGAACCGCAAAGTTCATCAATTCGCGCCTCTGGCGAATGTCTGCCAAAACCATGGCCTTGGATTTGGGGGTGCAGTACCAAACGCCCCTTAAAAACCTGAACCTCGGTTTCGCCATCTCCAACTTTGGTGGGCAAATGAAACTTGCGGGCGATAATACCAATACCCGCGTGGACTTAGACCCTCTCGGAGCCGGAGACAACGATGGCTTATTGGGGAATCTGGCCGTAAAATCGTGGGATTTGCCCCTCCTCTTCCGAATTGGTGTGCATTATAATGCCGTAAAAACCGCCAATAGCCGCCTGATGATTACAACAAATGCCCTCTACCCGAACAACAACGAACGCTCGGTGAATGTGGGTGCAGAGTACGCCTTCCGAGAAATATTTTTCCTCCGTGCGGGGATGAGTAACCTCTTTTTGCCCGATGCAAACCGAGGACAAGGCAATATGCGGCTCGGTTTTGGCTTATTGTTGGGGGGGAAAATTGGGGCGGATTATGCCTTTGCGGATCGCGGCGATTTGGGCAGTACAAACATCATTGGAGCAACCATCCGGCTTTAA